The Halogeometricum rufum genome has a segment encoding these proteins:
- the mutS gene encoding DNA mismatch repair protein MutS — MNHADGTAAPAEAATDDAPRPEGPPAKMVAAREELTPMLSQYLDLCEAHPDAVVMFQVGDFYEAFCEAAEEVARVCEVTLTKREDSTGTYPMAGIPVDNAASYLEALLGAGYRVAVADQVEDAEEASGLVDRAVTQVITPGTVVDDELLAGATATYLGAVAGSGEETALATVDVSTGECQVTSGSEYEVGEELDRLAPAELLCAPDAPDFELGFETMVTAADADSFDADAARETLSAYVSAPASVVETGSELRAVGGLLDYAEYTQGDDGPLSYVSRVRRYDPEQSLQLDATAIRSLELFESRSPSGGGTLVEAVDETACALGRRRLAAWLRRPSVDEAEIRRRHDAVAELLDRPMARETVRDHLSEVYDLERLVSRVSRERANARDLRALKTTLDAVPEVRGALSEVECDSLCDLRDSLDELADVRELVGEAIRPDPPQEITEGGVIREGFDAELDEVRATEREGREWVSNLEARERERTGIDSLEVGYNQVHGYYIEVTNPNLDRVPDDYTRRQTLKNSERFYTPELKRREDEILSAAERADAMEYDAFTRVRADVAAEVERLQSLADSLATLDVLTTFAAVAAGNDYVRPEMGADAVEIEAGRHPVVERTQGEFVPNPADFSDGHVAVVTGPNMSGKSTYMRQVALICVLAQAGSFVPARAARLPVLDRIFTRVGASDDIAGGQSTFMREMAELTDILHNATEDSLVLLDEVGRGTSTTDGLAIARATTEFVHDEVGATTLFATHYHDLTALGEDLPDAFNLHFTVEKTEREGQEPEVTFLHRVADGPSSSSYGVEVAKLAGVPPTVVERAREYVRDADSTETDDERSQSGESDTPVAAQTRTNGRADGDGVGGDGADGDDGDSDDGADGTPATDEPGDGPRDGTLAAYVDGIEAAEDGSTTDAEDDVLAEIRSLDVAGTTPLEALNALDRLKRRLDDEA, encoded by the coding sequence ATGAACCACGCGGACGGGACGGCGGCCCCGGCGGAGGCGGCGACGGACGACGCCCCCCGGCCCGAGGGGCCGCCGGCGAAGATGGTGGCGGCCCGCGAGGAACTCACGCCGATGCTGTCGCAGTATCTCGACCTCTGCGAGGCGCATCCCGACGCCGTCGTCATGTTTCAGGTCGGCGACTTCTACGAGGCGTTCTGCGAGGCGGCCGAGGAGGTGGCGCGCGTCTGCGAGGTGACGCTGACGAAGCGCGAGGACTCGACGGGGACGTATCCGATGGCCGGCATCCCCGTCGACAACGCCGCGTCGTACCTCGAAGCCCTCCTCGGCGCGGGCTACCGCGTCGCAGTCGCCGACCAGGTGGAGGACGCCGAGGAGGCGTCCGGACTGGTGGACAGGGCGGTGACGCAGGTCATCACGCCCGGCACCGTCGTGGACGACGAACTGCTCGCCGGCGCGACGGCGACGTACCTCGGCGCCGTCGCCGGGTCCGGCGAGGAAACCGCGCTGGCGACGGTGGACGTCTCGACGGGCGAGTGTCAGGTCACCAGCGGGTCCGAGTACGAAGTCGGCGAGGAACTGGACCGCCTCGCCCCGGCGGAACTGCTCTGCGCCCCCGACGCGCCCGACTTCGAACTCGGGTTCGAGACGATGGTCACGGCCGCCGACGCCGACTCGTTCGACGCCGACGCCGCGCGGGAGACGCTCTCGGCGTACGTCTCCGCGCCCGCCTCGGTGGTCGAGACTGGGTCGGAACTGCGCGCCGTCGGCGGCCTCCTCGACTACGCCGAGTACACGCAGGGCGACGACGGCCCCCTGTCGTACGTCTCGCGCGTCCGACGCTACGACCCCGAGCAGTCGCTCCAACTGGACGCGACGGCGATACGCAGCCTCGAACTGTTCGAGTCGCGGAGTCCGAGCGGCGGCGGCACGCTGGTCGAGGCGGTGGACGAGACGGCCTGCGCCCTCGGCCGCCGCCGTCTCGCGGCGTGGCTCCGCCGCCCCTCGGTTGACGAGGCGGAGATTCGCCGCCGCCACGACGCCGTCGCGGAACTGCTGGACCGGCCGATGGCCCGCGAGACGGTCCGCGACCACCTCTCGGAGGTGTACGACCTCGAACGACTCGTCTCGCGCGTCTCGCGCGAACGGGCGAACGCCCGCGACCTGAGGGCGCTGAAGACGACGCTCGACGCGGTGCCCGAGGTGAGAGGGGCGCTCTCCGAAGTCGAATGCGACTCGCTGTGTGACCTGCGCGACTCGCTGGACGAACTCGCGGACGTGCGCGAACTCGTCGGCGAGGCGATTCGGCCGGACCCGCCGCAGGAGATAACCGAGGGCGGCGTGATTCGCGAGGGGTTCGACGCCGAGTTGGACGAGGTGCGCGCCACCGAACGGGAGGGGCGCGAGTGGGTATCGAACCTCGAAGCCCGAGAACGGGAGCGGACGGGCATCGACTCTCTGGAGGTGGGCTACAATCAGGTCCACGGCTACTACATCGAGGTGACGAACCCCAACCTCGACCGGGTGCCCGACGACTACACCCGCCGCCAGACGCTGAAGAACTCGGAGCGGTTCTACACGCCGGAACTGAAGCGCCGCGAGGACGAGATACTCTCGGCCGCCGAACGCGCCGACGCGATGGAGTACGACGCGTTCACTCGCGTCCGCGCCGACGTCGCCGCGGAAGTCGAGCGACTGCAATCGCTGGCGGACTCGCTGGCGACGCTCGACGTGTTGACGACGTTCGCGGCCGTCGCCGCCGGCAACGACTACGTCCGTCCGGAGATGGGCGCCGACGCGGTGGAGATAGAGGCGGGTCGCCACCCCGTGGTCGAACGCACGCAGGGAGAGTTCGTCCCGAACCCCGCGGACTTCTCCGACGGCCACGTCGCGGTGGTCACGGGTCCGAACATGAGCGGGAAGTCCACGTACATGCGGCAGGTGGCGCTGATATGCGTCCTCGCGCAGGCCGGAAGCTTCGTCCCGGCGCGGGCGGCGCGGCTTCCAGTGCTGGACCGCATCTTCACTCGCGTGGGCGCGTCAGACGACATCGCGGGCGGACAGTCCACGTTCATGCGCGAGATGGCCGAGTTGACCGACATCCTCCACAACGCCACCGAGGATTCGCTCGTCCTCCTCGACGAGGTGGGCCGCGGCACGTCCACGACGGACGGACTCGCCATCGCCCGCGCGACGACCGAGTTCGTCCACGACGAGGTGGGGGCGACGACGCTGTTCGCGACGCACTATCACGACCTGACCGCCCTCGGCGAGGACCTGCCGGACGCGTTCAACCTCCACTTCACCGTCGAGAAGACCGAACGCGAGGGTCAGGAGCCCGAGGTGACGTTCCTCCACCGCGTCGCCGACGGCCCCTCCTCCTCCTCGTACGGCGTCGAGGTGGCGAAGTTGGCGGGCGTCCCGCCGACGGTGGTCGAACGCGCGCGCGAGTACGTCCGCGACGCCGATTCGACCGAGACGGACGACGAACGCAGCCAGTCCGGCGAAAGCGATACCCCCGTCGCGGCCCAAACGCGGACGAACGGACGGGCCGACGGCGACGGTGTCGGCGGTGACGGTGCCGACGGCGACGACGGCGACAGCGACGACGGCGCGGACGGGACGCCCGCGACGGACGAACCGGGAGACGGCCCGCGAGACGGCACCCTCGCCGCCTACGTCGACGGCATCGAGGCGGCCGAGGACGGGTCGACCACCGACGCCGAGGACGACGTGCTGGCCGAGATTCGCTCGCTGGACGTCGCCGGGACGACGCCGCTGGAGGCCCTGAACGCGCTGGACCGCCTGAAGCGCCGACTCGACGACGAGGCGTGA
- the mutL gene encoding DNA mismatch repair endonuclease MutL: MTTEPERRVRALDDETVASIAAGEVITRPEDAVVELVENALDADAARVEVTVVGDGTDLLRVRDDGRGMSEADAALAVERHATSKLGDAADLRRVETLGFRGEALPSIAAAGRLELVTNDGGSRGTRVVAGDGDKRVEPVGRARGTTVEVRDLFADTPARRQSLASSRAEFARVSDAVSRYALARPDVAFSLVHDGGGDSDGRGGREVFSTPGSGDYADAVLGVYDRDVAGRSTTFESERTVTDDGESVTVRVEGLLAHPSVTRSRRDHVYTAVNGRAFPSETLRRAVVAGYGDLLPDGRAPVAVVAVSLPPAWCDHNVHPAKREVRLRAQRAVEEAVRDAVREALSTADLRRSEEVAMDLDSTLEPLDGADGRFDDVRVIGQFRGLYVLCEADDDLLVVDQHAAHERVNYERLRAARESDDGRAVESVDVDPPAAVSLSPAQAAAADEWREELARLGYRLEPFGGGTVRVAGVPAPMGRAADPASLRDALDALRAGETPADAADRLLKDLACHPSLKAGDELSVEAATRLVERLGSCDQPYACPHGRPTVLSIEEETFVRGFERRSTRMG; this comes from the coding sequence GTGACGACAGAACCCGAGAGACGCGTTCGCGCGCTGGACGACGAGACGGTGGCGAGCATCGCCGCCGGCGAGGTGATAACCCGCCCCGAGGACGCGGTGGTGGAGTTGGTCGAGAACGCCCTCGACGCCGACGCCGCGCGCGTCGAGGTGACCGTCGTCGGCGACGGCACCGACCTGCTCAGAGTCCGCGACGACGGCCGCGGCATGTCCGAGGCGGACGCCGCCCTCGCCGTCGAGCGACACGCGACGAGCAAACTCGGCGACGCCGCGGACCTGCGACGCGTCGAGACGCTCGGCTTCCGGGGCGAGGCACTGCCGAGCATCGCCGCCGCCGGGCGACTGGAACTCGTGACGAACGACGGCGGCAGTCGGGGCACCCGCGTCGTCGCGGGCGACGGCGACAAGCGCGTCGAACCCGTCGGCCGGGCGCGAGGGACCACCGTCGAAGTCCGCGACCTGTTCGCGGACACGCCCGCGCGCCGGCAGTCGCTGGCCTCCTCGCGCGCCGAGTTCGCCCGCGTCTCCGACGCCGTCTCGCGGTACGCCCTCGCCCGCCCGGACGTGGCGTTCTCGCTCGTCCACGACGGCGGCGGCGACTCGGACGGCCGCGGCGGCCGCGAGGTGTTCTCCACCCCCGGGAGCGGCGACTACGCCGACGCCGTCCTCGGCGTCTACGACCGCGACGTGGCCGGGCGGAGCACGACGTTCGAGAGCGAACGGACAGTGACGGACGACGGCGAGTCGGTCACCGTCCGCGTGGAGGGACTCCTCGCGCACCCGTCTGTCACGCGCTCCCGCCGGGACCACGTCTACACCGCCGTGAACGGCCGGGCGTTCCCCTCGGAGACGCTCCGCCGCGCCGTCGTCGCGGGGTACGGCGACCTGCTCCCGGACGGGCGCGCCCCCGTCGCCGTCGTCGCCGTCTCCCTTCCCCCGGCGTGGTGCGACCACAACGTCCACCCGGCCAAGCGCGAGGTGCGACTCCGGGCGCAACGCGCCGTGGAGGAGGCGGTCCGCGACGCCGTCCGCGAGGCCCTCTCGACGGCCGACCTGCGCCGCAGCGAGGAGGTGGCGATGGACCTCGATTCGACGCTGGAACCGCTGGACGGCGCCGACGGCCGCTTCGACGACGTGCGCGTCATCGGCCAGTTCCGCGGCCTCTACGTCCTGTGCGAGGCCGACGACGACCTGCTCGTCGTCGACCAGCACGCCGCGCACGAACGCGTGAACTACGAACGCCTGCGGGCGGCCCGCGAGTCCGACGACGGGCGGGCGGTCGAGTCCGTCGACGTGGACCCGCCCGCCGCGGTGTCGCTGTCGCCCGCGCAGGCCGCCGCGGCCGACGAGTGGCGCGAGGAACTCGCCCGCCTCGGCTACCGTCTCGAACCGTTCGGCGGCGGCACCGTCCGCGTCGCGGGCGTCCCCGCGCCGATGGGACGGGCCGCCGACCCGGCGAGCCTCCGCGACGCTCTCGACGCCCTCCGGGCCGGCGAGACGCCAGCCGACGCCGCCGACCGCCTGCTGAAGGACCTCGCGTGTCACCCGTCGCTGAAGGCGGGCGACGAACTGAGCGTCGAGGCGGCGACGCGACTCGTGGAGCGACTCGGGTCGTGCGACCAACCGTACGCCTGCCCGCACGGCCGGCCGACGGTGCTGTCTATCGAGGAGGAGACGTTCGTCCGCGGGTTCGAGCGCCGTTCGACGCGGATGGGCTGA
- a CDS encoding DUF7573 domain-containing protein, with protein sequence MTENRSLDDFLGGDAATDGESDGGDESAEDADGPPADDGATADAADGPAEDAAEESSEDAGNEPAEDAADESVGDAAEGEETGDAPDVSPAVATYRWDPAGVACPACGETVDRLWLDDGEQVCADCKAW encoded by the coding sequence GTGACGGAGAACCGCTCGCTCGACGACTTTCTCGGCGGCGACGCCGCGACCGACGGGGAGTCGGACGGCGGAGACGAGTCGGCCGAGGACGCGGACGGACCGCCGGCCGACGACGGGGCCACGGCGGATGCAGCGGACGGACCCGCCGAGGACGCGGCGGAAGAGTCGTCCGAGGACGCAGGGAACGAACCCGCCGAGGACGCGGCGGACGAGTCCGTTGGAGACGCGGCGGAGGGCGAGGAGACGGGCGACGCGCCCGACGTGTCGCCCGCCGTCGCCACCTACCGCTGGGACCCCGCGGGCGTCGCCTGCCCCGCCTGCGGCGAGACGGTCGACAGGCTCTGGCTCGACGACGGCGAGCAGGTGTGCGCCGACTGCAAGGCGTGGTGA
- a CDS encoding MFS transporter has translation MDANDRALTAVAMLGHATFHTYELVVPLFVALWLDEFAVAAAELGILVGAGFALVGVGALPAGVLADRYDSKRLIVGSALGMGGGFVVLSAAPNAAVLGVGLALWGTAASVYHPAGLSLISRGASERGTAFAYHGLAGNVGVAVGPLLGAVLLAFLHWRAVAVVLVVPAVVAAAVGRRIEFDERAADPADPDERANAPADAAELVARTRRLFAGGFALAFAVAMLYGLYYRGAFTFLPDVLADVPLFEPVPFAGVTLRPSQYAYAGLLAVGGAGQYVGGKLSDRVAPERALAVTFAVLVAVSLAFVPALNGSVASLLVACALFGFVAYAVAPMYQSTIAAHAPSDAHGLSFGYTYLGTFGVGAFGASVAGVVLTYADAAALFTLLAVPAGLAAVVAVVLAVRRGDEGGD, from the coding sequence GTGGACGCGAACGACAGGGCGCTGACGGCCGTCGCGATGCTCGGACACGCGACGTTCCACACGTACGAACTCGTCGTCCCGCTGTTCGTCGCCCTCTGGCTGGACGAGTTCGCGGTCGCGGCGGCCGAACTGGGAATCCTCGTCGGGGCGGGGTTCGCGCTGGTCGGCGTCGGAGCGCTGCCCGCCGGCGTCCTCGCCGACCGCTACGACTCGAAACGGCTCATCGTCGGGTCGGCGCTCGGCATGGGCGGCGGGTTCGTCGTCCTGAGCGCCGCCCCGAACGCCGCCGTCCTCGGGGTCGGACTGGCGCTGTGGGGGACGGCCGCGAGCGTCTACCACCCGGCGGGGCTCTCGCTCATCAGTCGCGGCGCGAGCGAACGCGGGACGGCGTTCGCCTACCACGGACTGGCCGGGAACGTCGGCGTCGCCGTCGGTCCGCTCCTCGGCGCCGTCCTCCTCGCGTTCCTCCACTGGCGGGCCGTCGCCGTCGTCCTCGTCGTCCCCGCCGTCGTCGCCGCCGCGGTCGGTCGACGCATCGAGTTCGACGAGAGGGCGGCCGACCCGGCCGACCCGGACGAGCGAGCGAATGCCCCGGCGGACGCGGCCGAACTGGTCGCTCGGACGAGGCGACTGTTCGCGGGGGGCTTCGCCCTCGCGTTCGCCGTCGCGATGCTGTACGGACTGTACTACCGGGGCGCGTTCACGTTCCTGCCGGACGTCCTCGCCGACGTGCCGCTCTTCGAACCCGTTCCGTTCGCGGGCGTGACGCTCCGGCCGAGCCAGTACGCGTACGCGGGACTGCTGGCCGTCGGCGGCGCGGGGCAGTACGTCGGCGGGAAGCTGAGCGACCGGGTCGCGCCGGAGCGCGCACTCGCGGTCACGTTCGCCGTTCTCGTCGCCGTCTCGCTGGCGTTCGTCCCCGCGTTGAACGGGAGCGTCGCGTCCCTGCTGGTCGCCTGCGCGCTGTTCGGATTCGTCGCCTACGCGGTGGCGCCGATGTACCAGTCGACGATAGCCGCGCACGCCCCGTCGGACGCCCACGGCCTGTCGTTCGGCTACACCTACCTCGGGACGTTCGGCGTCGGCGCGTTCGGGGCGAGCGTCGCCGGCGTCGTGCTGACGTACGCCGACGCGGCCGCGCTCTTCACCCTGCTCGCGGTCCCGGCGGGCCTCGCCGCCGTCGTCGCCGTCGTCCTCGCCGTTCGGCGCGGCGACGAGGGGGGCGACTGA
- a CDS encoding NUDIX domain-containing protein: protein MAHVVTCFVRNRGAVLLTRRSERTGTYAGRWAGVSGYVEGDPTDATADAWRELREETGLTEADLDLLAAGETVTVADEEGSFVVHPFLFESSSRTVTTNEELAETEWTDPTEIRDRPTVPRLWETWRRVGPTVDDVRTDRTHGSAWISARALETLRDAAAEADDWESVAAVGRELRDARPSMAAVGNRVNRVLATAERTPDAVVTTAIRELRAAFDAGDEAARTAVGRLRDAEATAVATLSRSGTVATVLRELDPSSLLVAESRPEREGVAVAESMAAATTGTVTLTTEAALPAAMTAAETAVDAVVVGADAVGPDGSVVNKTGTRVLAGAAREAGVPVYVVAASDKVRPAGEYRVEDEASPRGAVYDGDAEVTVFAPTFERVPAASVDGLATEAGLLDAAAVRRVAATHAENAAWDA from the coding sequence ATGGCACACGTCGTCACCTGCTTCGTCCGGAACCGCGGGGCGGTGTTACTCACCCGACGGAGCGAGCGGACGGGGACGTACGCCGGTCGGTGGGCGGGCGTCTCCGGGTACGTCGAGGGCGACCCGACCGACGCGACGGCGGACGCGTGGCGGGAACTCCGCGAGGAGACCGGTCTGACGGAGGCCGACCTCGACCTCCTCGCCGCGGGCGAGACGGTGACCGTCGCGGACGAGGAGGGGTCGTTCGTCGTCCACCCGTTCCTGTTCGAGTCGTCGTCGCGGACGGTCACGACGAACGAGGAACTCGCCGAGACGGAGTGGACGGACCCGACGGAGATACGCGACCGGCCGACCGTCCCGCGCCTCTGGGAGACGTGGCGTCGCGTCGGTCCGACCGTCGACGACGTGCGGACGGACCGGACCCACGGGTCTGCGTGGATTTCGGCGCGCGCGCTGGAAACGCTCCGGGACGCCGCCGCGGAGGCGGACGACTGGGAGTCGGTCGCCGCGGTCGGCCGCGAACTCCGCGACGCGCGGCCGAGCATGGCCGCCGTCGGCAACCGCGTGAACCGCGTCCTCGCGACGGCCGAGCGAACCCCCGACGCCGTGGTGACGACGGCGATTCGGGAACTCCGGGCGGCGTTCGACGCGGGCGACGAGGCGGCGCGGACCGCGGTGGGGCGGCTTCGAGACGCCGAGGCGACGGCCGTGGCGACGCTGTCGCGGTCCGGCACCGTCGCGACGGTCCTCCGCGAACTCGACCCGTCGTCGCTCCTCGTCGCGGAGTCGCGACCGGAACGCGAGGGCGTCGCCGTCGCGGAGTCGATGGCCGCGGCGACGACGGGGACGGTGACGCTCACCACCGAAGCGGCGCTTCCGGCCGCGATGACGGCCGCGGAGACGGCCGTCGACGCCGTCGTCGTCGGCGCCGACGCCGTCGGCCCGGACGGGAGCGTCGTCAACAAGACGGGGACGCGCGTCCTCGCCGGCGCGGCGCGGGAGGCGGGGGTGCCCGTCTACGTCGTCGCCGCCAGCGACAAGGTGCGGCCGGCGGGTGAGTACCGGGTGGAAGACGAGGCGTCGCCGCGCGGCGCGGTGTACGACGGCGACGCCGAGGTGACGGTGTTCGCGCCGACGTTCGAACGCGTCCCCGCCGCGTCGGTGGACGGACTCGCCACGGAGGCCGGCCTGCTCGACGCGGCGGCCGTGCGCCGGGTGGCCGCGACCCACGCCGAGAACGCCGCGTGGGACGCCTAG
- a CDS encoding coenzyme F420-0:L-glutamate ligase has translation MELFAVPDVPEIRPGDDLAAVVRDRVDLREDDVVCVASTVVSKAEGRLFDLEDFPAGPRAREIASTLETATGEEKDPRFAQAVLEESVDLLMESPFLLTETRFGHVGVNAGIDRSNVPDHDLLLLPKRPSESAERIRAELPADRVVVTDTCGRPFRHGQRGVAIGWAGMHASRDWRGETDRDGRELGVTVENVVDELAAAANLLAGEGAGGTPVVVVRDFEWGDHGGSDNHFREIAGDFVRQAVRGWEHE, from the coding sequence ATGGAACTGTTCGCCGTCCCCGACGTGCCCGAGATTCGGCCGGGCGACGACCTCGCGGCCGTCGTCCGCGACCGGGTCGACCTCCGCGAGGACGACGTCGTCTGCGTCGCCTCGACGGTGGTCTCGAAGGCCGAAGGGCGACTGTTCGACCTCGAAGACTTCCCGGCGGGCCCCCGCGCCCGCGAAATCGCGTCGACCCTCGAAACCGCCACCGGCGAGGAGAAGGACCCGCGCTTCGCGCAGGCGGTCTTAGAGGAGAGCGTCGACCTCCTGATGGAGTCGCCGTTTCTCCTCACGGAGACGCGCTTCGGGCACGTCGGCGTCAACGCCGGCATCGACCGCTCGAACGTCCCCGACCACGACCTGTTGCTCCTGCCGAAACGCCCGTCCGAGAGCGCCGAGCGAATCCGCGCCGAACTCCCCGCCGACCGCGTCGTCGTCACCGACACCTGCGGGCGACCGTTCCGCCACGGGCAACGCGGCGTCGCCATCGGGTGGGCCGGGATGCACGCCTCGCGCGACTGGCGCGGCGAGACGGACCGCGACGGCCGCGAACTCGGCGTCACCGTCGAGAACGTCGTGGACGAACTCGCCGCGGCCGCCAACCTCCTCGCCGGCGAGGGCGCGGGGGGGACGCCCGTCGTCGTCGTCCGCGACTTCGAGTGGGGCGACCACGGCGGCAGCGACAACCACTTCCGCGAGATAGCGGGCGACTTCGTCCGGCAGGCCGTCCGGGGGTGGGAGCATGAGTGA
- a CDS encoding metallophosphoesterase family protein: MSVELAVVSDTHVPSREARIPDWVAGRIRAADHVVHAGDFDSPDAYDRVVELAGGAGNLTAVLGNIDPRSFDLPEVTTLSVEDALFVVTHGSGPREGYRERVAGAVRESGGPDAVGISGHTHEVMDEAFDGVRLLNPGSATGASPATEATMLTVIVEGSDVSATLHRE; the protein is encoded by the coding sequence ATGTCCGTCGAACTCGCCGTCGTCAGCGACACGCACGTGCCGTCGCGGGAGGCGCGAATCCCCGACTGGGTCGCCGGGCGGATTCGCGCGGCCGACCACGTCGTCCACGCGGGGGACTTCGACTCCCCGGACGCCTACGACCGAGTGGTCGAACTCGCCGGCGGGGCGGGGAACCTCACCGCCGTCCTCGGCAACATCGACCCGCGGTCGTTCGACCTGCCGGAGGTGACGACGCTCTCGGTCGAAGACGCCCTGTTCGTCGTCACTCACGGTTCCGGCCCGCGGGAGGGCTACCGCGAACGCGTCGCCGGCGCGGTGCGGGAGTCGGGCGGTCCGGACGCCGTCGGCATCTCGGGGCACACCCACGAGGTGATGGACGAGGCGTTCGACGGCGTCAGACTCCTGAACCCCGGAAGCGCGACGGGCGCGAGTCCGGCGACGGAGGCGACGATGCTCACGGTCATCGTCGAGGGGTCGGACGTGTCGGCCACGCTCCACCGCGAGTGA
- a CDS encoding 5,10-methylenetetrahydromethanopterin reductase: MSDDPTLGIELTPEDPVPETVARGVRAEEAGYDAAFVSCHYNNRDPFAVLSRLAGETDRIRLGPGVANPYEMHPVTLAAKTATVAELSAGRAVFGIGPGDPSTLSNLGLEDERGLRSVLEAFKVAQRVWDGERVSHDGTFEAADAGLNFDVPGEIPVYVGGEGPHMCRMAGKHADGLLFNGSHPDGLSWARDRVAEGIEDRPDDRGDFELLAYASVSVGADREAAREAARPPVAFIAAGAAPPVLDRHGIDRSLASDIGEKISAGEFSEAFGLVTPAMIDAFSVAGTADEVADRIAAVLDHADGVVVGSPLGPDPDEAVTLAAEATARARSNRSP, translated from the coding sequence ATGAGTGACGACCCGACGCTCGGCATCGAACTCACGCCCGAAGACCCCGTCCCCGAGACGGTCGCACGCGGCGTCCGCGCCGAGGAGGCCGGCTACGACGCGGCGTTCGTCTCCTGTCACTACAACAACCGCGACCCGTTCGCGGTCCTCTCCCGTCTGGCGGGCGAGACGGACCGGATTCGCCTCGGCCCGGGCGTCGCCAACCCCTACGAGATGCACCCGGTCACCCTCGCCGCGAAGACGGCCACCGTCGCGGAACTGTCGGCGGGCCGGGCCGTGTTCGGCATCGGCCCGGGCGACCCCTCGACGCTCTCGAACCTCGGCCTCGAAGACGAACGCGGCCTCCGCTCCGTGCTTGAGGCGTTCAAGGTCGCCCAGCGAGTGTGGGACGGCGAACGCGTCAGTCACGACGGGACGTTCGAGGCGGCCGACGCCGGTCTCAACTTCGACGTGCCGGGCGAGATTCCGGTGTACGTCGGCGGCGAGGGGCCGCACATGTGCCGGATGGCGGGCAAGCACGCCGACGGCCTCCTGTTCAACGGCTCCCACCCCGACGGCCTGTCGTGGGCCCGGGACCGCGTCGCGGAGGGTATCGAGGACCGACCCGACGACCGCGGCGACTTCGAACTCCTCGCGTACGCCAGCGTCAGCGTCGGTGCCGACCGCGAGGCGGCCCGCGAGGCCGCCCGGCCGCCGGTGGCGTTCATCGCCGCGGGGGCCGCCCCGCCGGTCCTCGACAGACACGGGATAGACCGGTCGCTGGCGAGTGACATCGGCGAGAAGATTTCGGCGGGCGAGTTCTCCGAGGCGTTCGGCCTCGTCACGCCCGCGATGATAGACGCGTTCTCCGTCGCCGGCACCGCGGACGAGGTGGCCGACCGCATCGCGGCCGTCCTCGACCACGCCGACGGCGTGGTGGTCGGGTCGCCTCTCGGCCCGGACCCGGACGAGGCGGTTACGCTCGCCGCCGAGGCGACGGCTCGCGCGCGCTCGAACCGAAGCCCGTGA